In the Ursus arctos isolate Adak ecotype North America unplaced genomic scaffold, UrsArc2.0 scaffold_19, whole genome shotgun sequence genome, one interval contains:
- the LOC113252481 gene encoding C-type lectin domain family 18 member A-like isoform X3 gives MPWPEPSVRLGGHRPGLLPMLLALLGMAWTEGQLLPRQEERALTPGALSSKETFLLLSLHNRLRSRVHPPAANMHRMDWSESLARWAQARAALCGAPAQSPASAPWATQQVGWNVQLLPAGSASFVGVVGLWFAEGRWYSHAAAECARNATCTHYTQLVWATSSQLGCGWHRCSGAQAELEAFVCAYSPGGNWEVNGKTIAPYKKGSWCSLCTARVSGCFKAWDHAGGLCEVPRNPCRMSCRNHGHLNVSTCHCHCPPGYTGRYCQVRCSVQCVHGRFREEECSCVCDVGYGGPQCATKVHFPFHTCDLRIDGDCFLVSSEADTYYGAKMKCQGKGGVLAQIESQKVQDILAFYLGRLETTNEVTDNDFETRNFWIGLTYKTTKDSFRWTTGEHQSFTSFAFGQPDNQGFGNCVELQASAAFNWNDQRCKTRNRYICQFAEEHISRWDLGP, from the exons ATGCCGTGGCCAGAGCCGTCCGTCAGGCTGGGGGGCCACCGGCCCGGCCTCCTACCCATGCTCCTGGCTCTCCTTGGCATGGCCTGGACAGAGGGGCAGCTACTCCCACGGCAGGAGGAGCGGGCCCTGACGCCTGGAg ccctgagcAGTAAGGAGAcgttcctgcttctctccctgcacaACCGTCTGCGCAGCCGCGTGCACCCCCCTGCGGCCAACATGCACAGGATG GACTGGAGCGAGAGCCTGGCCCGATGGGCTCAGGCCAGGGCGGCCCTCTGCGgtgccccagcccagagccccgcATCAGCACCTTGGGCCACCCAGCAAGTAGGCTGGAATGTGCAGCTGCTGCCCGCGGGTTCAGCGTCTTTCGTCGGCGTGGTGGGCCTGTGGTTCGCAGAGGGGCGCTGGTACAGCCATGCGGCAGCCGAGTGCGCCCGCAACGCCACCTGCACCCACTACACTCAG CTCGTGTGGGCCACCTCGAGCCAGCTGGGCTGCGGGTGGCACCGGTGCTCTGGGGCCCAGGCCGAGCTGGAAGCCTTCGtctgcgcctactctcccgg AGGCAACTGGGAGGTAAACGGGAAGACAATCGCCCCCTATAAGAAGGGCTCCTGGTGTTCCCTCTGCACGGCCAGGGTCTCTGGCTGCTTCAAAGCCTGGGACCACGCAGGGGGGCTCTGTG AGGTCCCCAGGAACCCATGTCGCATGAGCTGCCGGAACCACGGACATCTGAACGTCAGCACCTGCCACTGCCATTGTCCCCCCGGCTACACAGGCAGATACTGCcaag tgcGGTGCAGCGTGCAGTGTGTGCATGGCCGGTTCCGGGAAGAGGAGTGTTCCTGTGTCTGCGATGTCGGCTATGGGGGACCCCAGTGTGCCA CCAAGGTGCACTTTCCCTTCCACACTTGTGACCTGCGGATTGACGGAGACTGCTTCCTGGTGTCTTCGGAGGCAGACACGTACTATGGAGCCAAGATGAAATGCCAG GGAAAAGGTGGGGTGCTAGCCCAGATTGAGAGCCAGAAAGTGCAGGACATCCTCGCCTTCTACCTGGGCCGTCTGGAGACCACCAACGAGGTGACCGACAACGACTTTGAGACCAGAAACTTCTGGATTG GGCTCACCTACAAGACCACCAAGGACTCCTTCCGCTGGACCACGGGGGAGCATCAGTCCTTCACCAGTTTCGCCTTTGGACAGCCTGACAACCAGGG GTTCGGCAACTGCGTGGAGCTGCAGGCCTCAGCCGCCTTCAACTGGAACGACCAGCGCTGTAAAACCCGAAACCGCTACATCTGCCAGTTTG CTGAGGAGCACATTTCCCGGTGGGACCTGGGGCCCTG
- the LOC113252481 gene encoding C-type lectin domain family 18 member A-like isoform X1: MPWPEPSVRLGGHRPGLLPMLLALLGMAWTEGQLLPRQEERALTPGALSSKETFLLLSLHNRLRSRVHPPAANMHRMDWSESLARWAQARAALCGAPAQSPASAPWATQQVGWNVQLLPAGSASFVGVVGLWFAEGRWYSHAAAECARNATCTHYTQLVWATSSQLGCGWHRCSGAQAELEAFVCAYSPGGNWEVNGKTIAPYKKGSWCSLCTARVSGCFKAWDHAGGLCEVPRNPCRMSCRNHGHLNVSTCHCHCPPGYTGRYCQVRCSVQCVHGRFREEECSCVCDVGYGGPQCATKVHFPFHTCDLRIDGDCFLVSSEADTYYGAKMKCQGKGGVLAQIESQKVQDILAFYLGRLETTNEVTDNDFETRNFWIGLTYKTTKDSFRWTTGEHQSFTSFAFGQPDNQGFGNCVELQASAAFNWNDQRCKTRNRYICQFGEGPSQLPSAGPCWPVAGARRSRSQARGASEHAGSVAPAAPEAQGGERSPASHSTSTWPRNWDASLAWDFSNVPFLLSPKLQVRDLLGSPVFPDSLEPRELWRGAEVKPGPEPAPSSPCWKGLELHVGT; encoded by the exons ATGCCGTGGCCAGAGCCGTCCGTCAGGCTGGGGGGCCACCGGCCCGGCCTCCTACCCATGCTCCTGGCTCTCCTTGGCATGGCCTGGACAGAGGGGCAGCTACTCCCACGGCAGGAGGAGCGGGCCCTGACGCCTGGAg ccctgagcAGTAAGGAGAcgttcctgcttctctccctgcacaACCGTCTGCGCAGCCGCGTGCACCCCCCTGCGGCCAACATGCACAGGATG GACTGGAGCGAGAGCCTGGCCCGATGGGCTCAGGCCAGGGCGGCCCTCTGCGgtgccccagcccagagccccgcATCAGCACCTTGGGCCACCCAGCAAGTAGGCTGGAATGTGCAGCTGCTGCCCGCGGGTTCAGCGTCTTTCGTCGGCGTGGTGGGCCTGTGGTTCGCAGAGGGGCGCTGGTACAGCCATGCGGCAGCCGAGTGCGCCCGCAACGCCACCTGCACCCACTACACTCAG CTCGTGTGGGCCACCTCGAGCCAGCTGGGCTGCGGGTGGCACCGGTGCTCTGGGGCCCAGGCCGAGCTGGAAGCCTTCGtctgcgcctactctcccgg AGGCAACTGGGAGGTAAACGGGAAGACAATCGCCCCCTATAAGAAGGGCTCCTGGTGTTCCCTCTGCACGGCCAGGGTCTCTGGCTGCTTCAAAGCCTGGGACCACGCAGGGGGGCTCTGTG AGGTCCCCAGGAACCCATGTCGCATGAGCTGCCGGAACCACGGACATCTGAACGTCAGCACCTGCCACTGCCATTGTCCCCCCGGCTACACAGGCAGATACTGCcaag tgcGGTGCAGCGTGCAGTGTGTGCATGGCCGGTTCCGGGAAGAGGAGTGTTCCTGTGTCTGCGATGTCGGCTATGGGGGACCCCAGTGTGCCA CCAAGGTGCACTTTCCCTTCCACACTTGTGACCTGCGGATTGACGGAGACTGCTTCCTGGTGTCTTCGGAGGCAGACACGTACTATGGAGCCAAGATGAAATGCCAG GGAAAAGGTGGGGTGCTAGCCCAGATTGAGAGCCAGAAAGTGCAGGACATCCTCGCCTTCTACCTGGGCCGTCTGGAGACCACCAACGAGGTGACCGACAACGACTTTGAGACCAGAAACTTCTGGATTG GGCTCACCTACAAGACCACCAAGGACTCCTTCCGCTGGACCACGGGGGAGCATCAGTCCTTCACCAGTTTCGCCTTTGGACAGCCTGACAACCAGGG GTTCGGCAACTGCGTGGAGCTGCAGGCCTCAGCCGCCTTCAACTGGAACGACCAGCGCTGTAAAACCCGAAACCGCTACATCTGCCAGTTTGGTGAGGGCCCCTCACAGCTCCCCTCTGCCGGTCCCTGCTGGCCCGTTGCAGGTGCGCGGAGATCCAGGTCACAGGCCCGGGGAGCGTCTGAGCACGCGGGGTCTGTGGCTCCTGCGGCCCCcgaggcccagggaggagagagaagcccaGCATCTCACAGCACGTCCACATGGCCGCGGAACTGGGATGCCAGCCTGGCCTGGGATTTCTCCAACGTCCCTTTCCTCCTGTCACCAAAGCTGCAAGTTAGGGATTTGTTGGGGTCACCAGTGTTCCCTGATTCCCTAGAGCCCAGAGAACTATGGCGGGGAGCAGAGGTGAAACCTGGCCCAGAACcggcccccagcagcccctgctgGAAAGGTCTGGAGCTCCACGTGGGAACGTAG
- the LOC113249756 gene encoding pyruvate dehydrogenase phosphatase regulatory subunit, mitochondrial-like — MFYRLLSVARRQRTGRGWQNWSSGRSSASAAEAHSVALPAQAQVVICGGGIMGTSVAYHLSKMGWKDIVLLEQGRLAAGSTRFCAGILSTARHLTIEQKMADYSNKLYHQLEQETGIQTEPLLSSLLRRMPDLETLEILKLVNCPETFIPDMRCIMGESPAVQGYFVLAGMNSAGLSFGGGAGRFKKRAEPLPQESTRGDDRSFRRKKGAAT, encoded by the exons ATGTTTTACCGGCTGCTGTCGGTGGCCCGAAGACAGAGGACCGGCCGAGGATGGCAGAACTGGTCGTCGGGGAGGAGCAGCGCGTCGGCTGCCGAGGCGCATTCTGTCGCCCTGCCGGCCCAGGCGCAGGTGGTCATCTGTGGTGGTGGAATCATGGGCACATCCGTGGCCTATCACCTCTCCAAGATGGGGTGGAAGGATATTGTTCTTTTGGAGCAGGGCAG GCTGGCTGCTGGCTCTACGAGGTTCTGTGCCGGCATCCTGAGCACCGCCAGGCACTTGACCATTGAGCAGAAGATGGCGGACTATTCCAACAAACTCTACCACCAGTTAGAGCAAGAAACGGGGATCCAGACAG agcccctgctgaGTTCCCTCCTGCGGCGCATGCCAGACCTGGAGACTCTGGAGATCCTGAAGTTGGTGAACTGCCCTGAGACCTTCATCCCAGACATGAGGTGCATCATGGGCGAGTCTCCTGCAGTCCAGGGCTACTTTGTCCTGGCGGGAATGAACTCTGCTGGCCTTTCGTTtggtggaggggctgggag GTTCAAAAAGAGAGCAGAGCCCCTCCCTCAAGAGAGTACAAGAGGTGACGACCGGTCATTTCGGAGAAAAAAAGGAGCAGCCACCTGA